The Seriola aureovittata isolate HTS-2021-v1 ecotype China chromosome 2, ASM2101889v1, whole genome shotgun sequence genome has a segment encoding these proteins:
- the il17rd gene encoding interleukin-17 receptor D, with protein sequence MAAPRSFFISLSGLFLLFCLSGGSTTSGNKRSNQERCGFKVQSGADGGRRLSVTFRADNCSLNYPLGKHVIHEVTNVSFSHLACEDQAAVVVHWSASPLGIEHIKGFRVYLEDKNPEGKQCQHLILKDPRQLNFSYRNTKLSSQPFSGLTFDTDYMVRVVPFPTLMNESFFPPSFLRTNSCEVLLGSDNLVCKPFWKPKTLNVSQLGSNLHVAFDQAPASFGFHFYYLYYKLRQDGPFRLQRCKPDVNQPRTTCILQDVTPGTYTVELRDDCNTTRRQTQYHVSQVHSPWAGPIRAMAITVPLVIMSAFATLFTVMCRKKQQENIYSQLDEESSESSNHSAALNTERPWPRPKVFICYSNRDCPKHTSVIQSFAYFLQDFCNCEVVLDLWEHLETCKEGQMSWLSRQLDEANFIITVCSRGLRYYVEKKSRRGKTPVSRRGNSSSSSSPIGGSGSDLFIVAVAMIAEKLRLVKQSEGGGAQELNRFMTVYFDYSTENDIPTMLSLAPRFKLMDQLPQLFSRLHSSQSSLADREQQPLNVSRRNYFRSKSGRSLYVSICNMHQHISQNPDWFDKQLPPAAGSSASSGSSSKHSPLPAVRAPSTPPKPPCVSSSAQPEQRFDSGLVLNEVVVRTPLLEGGNGVPKRNMLLLGPGSNPSLNLGHGHSHSPSPSPGPCPSPGVCPSPGVCPSPGLPHCSLSMLGHTSRSTSGISELLPEEPSSSSSSSSSAPSILQDGMCPPPAQAEEGRPSPPEVPPPRDSGIYDSSVPSSELSIPLMEGLSHDQADSSSLADSESSSSGLGDEEPPVVTSLHCSTATVCKAELHHHHHLEHSDGHAPVASL encoded by the exons agtttcttcatctctctctccgggttgtttctgcttttctgtctctctggtgGATCTACGACTTCAGGCAACAAGAGATCCAACCAGGAGCGATGCGGGTTCAAG gtgcaGTCTGGTGCAGATGGAGGTCGCAGGTTGTCCGTCACCTTCAGAGCTGACA ACTGTTCATTAAACTACCCACTGGGGAAACATGTGATCCATGAAGTCACCAATGTCTCCTTCAGCCACCTGGCCTGTGAGGACCAGGCCGCCGTGGTCGTCCACTGGTCTGCAAGTCCACTAg GGATCGAACACATTAAAGGCTTCAGAGTTTATCTGGAGGACAAGAATCCAGAGGGGAAACAGTGTCAACACCTCATCCTCAAGGACCCGAGGCAGCTCAACTTCTCCTACAGGAACACG AAGCTGAGCAGTCAGCCGTTCAGCggtttgacctttgacaccgACTACATGGTTCGTGTTGTTCCTTTCCCGACTCTGATGAACGAGAGTTTCTTCCCTCCGTCCTTCCTCCGGACCAACT cgtGTGAAGTCCTCCTGGGATCAGACAACCTGGTTTGCAAACCAT tcTGGAAGCCAAAGACCTTGAACGTGTCCCAGCTGGGCTCAAACCTCCACGTGGCGTTCGACCAGGCTCCGGCCTCCTTCGGCTTCCACTTCTACTACCTGTACTACAAACTGCGGCAGGACGGACCGTTCAGGCTGCAGCGCTGCAAACCA GACGTGAACCAGCCCAGAACTACATGTATCCTCCAGGACGTCACTCCAGGGACCTACACCGTAGAG CTGAGAGACGACTGTAACACGACCAGGAGGCAGACGCAGTACCACGTCAGCCagg TCCACTCCCCCTGGGCGGGTCCTATCCGCGCCATGGCCATCACAGTGCCTCTGGTCATCATGTCGGCCTTCGCCACTCTCTTCACCGTCATGTGTCGTAAGAAGCAGCAAG AAAACATCTACAGCCAGCTGGATGAGGAGAGCAGCGAGTCCTCCAATCACAGTGCAGCGTTGAACACGGAGCGCCCGTGGCCTCGTCCCAAAGTCTTCATCTGTTACTCCAACAGAGACTGTCCCAAACACACCAGCGTCATCCAGAGCTTCGCCTACTTCCTGCAGGACTTCTGCAACTGCGAG GTTGTGTTGGATCTGTGGGAACATCTGGAGACGTGCAAAGAGGGTCAGATGTCGTGGCTAAGCAGACAGCTGGACGAAGCCAACTTCATCATCACCGTCTGTTCCAGAGGCCTACG CTACTATGTGGAGAAGAAGAGTCGCAGAGGAAAGACACCAGTCAGTCGCCGtggtaacagcagcagcagcagctctccgATCGGTGGATCCGGCAGTGACCTGTTCATAGTGGCCGTGGCCATGATCGCTGAAAAGCTGCGGCTGGTTAAGCAGAGCGAGGGGGGCGGGGCTCAGGAGCTGAACCGCTTCATGACGGTTTACTTCGACTATTCAACAGAGAACGACATCCCCACCATGTTGAGTCTGGCTCCAAG GTTCAAGTTGATGGACCAGCTGCCTCAGCTGTTCAGTCGGCTCCACTCCAGTCAGTCCAGTTTAGCTGACCGTGAGCAGCAGCCTCTCAACGTCTCCAGGAGGAACTACTTCAGGAGTAAGTCTGGACGCTCGCTCTACGTTTCCATCTGCAACATGCACCAACACATCAGCCAGAACCCCGACTGGTTCGACAAGCAGCTGCCTCCTGCAGCAGGTTCCTCCGCCTCCTCCGGCTCCTCTTCCAAACATTCTCCTCTCCCGGCTGTACGGGCTCCCAGCACTCCTCCAAAGCCTCCCTGCGTCTCCTCCTCCGCTCAGCCCGAGCAGAGGTTTGACTCCGGCTTGGTGCTGAATGAGGTGGTGGTGAGGACGCCGTTGCTGGAGGGCGGGAATGGAGTCCCAAAGAGGAACATGCTCCTGCTGGGCCCCGGCTCCAATCCCAGCCTCAATCTTGGGCACGGCCACAGCCAcagtcccagtcccagtccTGGTCCCTGTCCCAGTCCTGGTGTCTGTCCCAGTCCTGGTGTCTGTCCCAGTCCAGGCCTGCCACACTGTTCTCTGTCGATGCTGGGACACACGTCAAG GTCCACTTCTGGAATATCTGAACTTTTACCTGAAGaaccttcttcctcctcctcctcctcctcatctgctccctccatcctccaggATGGGATGTGCCCTCCTCCCGCCCAGGCAGAAGAAGGCCGTCCCTCCCCTCCAGAGGTCCCACCTCCTCGTGATTCGGGCATCTATGATTCATCTGTCCCTTCCTCGGAGCTTTCCATCCCCCTAATGGAGGGACTGTCACATGACCAGGCTGACTCCTCCTCCCTGGCTGACAGCGAATCATCTTCTTCGGGGCTGG GTGATGAAGAGCCACCTGTTGTCACGTCGCTCCACTGCAGCACTGCCACAGTCTGTAAAGCTGAGCtgcaccatcaccaccacctggaGCACAGTGACGGACACGCTCCTGTAGCTTCATTGTAG